GAGCCGGACCTCGTCGGGCGGGAGCGGGAGCAAGGCGCGGGGCCGCAGCAAGAAGTAAGGCGCGGGAAAGCCGCGCGGGGCGGGAAGGGGCACCCCGGCCTCTCCCGCCCCGCTCCCCGTATGCTGATGCGAATGATGGTGACTGCCCCGGACGCCGCCCCTGGCCCTGACCCTGCCCCCCAGCCCCGCCCACCCCGGGGCCTGCTGCTCGTGATCACGGGCGCCTCCGGGGTGGGCAAGGGCACCCTGCGCGAGCGCTGGCTGGCCGGGCAGGACGTGTTCTACTCGACCTCGTGGACCACCCGCGAGGCCCGGCCCGGCGAGCGTGACGGGGTGGACTACGTGTTCGTGACGCCCGAGGTCTTTCTGGACAAGGCCCGGCAGCGCGGCTTTCTGGAGCACGCGCAGTTCGTGGGCAACCACTACGGCACGCCCATCGAACCCATCGAGGCGGCCCTCGCACGGGGGCAGGACGTGGTCCTGGAGATCGAGGTGGAGGGGGCGATGCAGGTCAAGGACCGCCTGGGCGACGAGGCCATCCTGATTTTCATCATGCCCCCCAGCCTCACCGAGCTGCGCCGCCGCCTGACCGGCCGCGCCACCGAGACGCCCGAGCGCATCGAGAAACGTCTCGCCCGCGCTCGCGAGGAGATCATGCACGCCCACGACTTCCGCTACGTGGTGGTCAACGATGACCTGGGCCGCGCGGTAGAGGAACTGCGGGCCGTGCAGCGGGCCGAGCGTGCCCGTGGGCGCCCCGAGACGGAGTGGACCGATGAGGACCGCGCCGCGCAGCGCCTCGCCCACACGGTCCGCAGCGGCGCCCTGAGCACCGAGGACCTGCGCCGCGTGGTGGAGAGCTAGGTTATGCCCCTGCACCTCCTTCAGGGAGACATCGCCCGCGAGCGCACCTGCGCGGTCGTGACCGCCGCCAACAAGGAACTGGCGGGTGGGGGCGGGGTGGACGGGGTGATTCACCGCGCCGCCGGACCGGAGCTGCTGCGGGCCATCCGGCGAATCGGCGGCACCCCCACGGGAACGGCGGTGATTACCCCCGCGTTCGATCTGGAGCGGCAGGGCGTGCGCTTCGTGATTCACGCCGTGGGGCCGATCTGGCGCGGCGGCGGGCAGGGCGAGGCGGACTTGCTGGCGGGGGCGTACCGCGAGAGCCTGAGATTGGCGGTGGAGCACGGCTGCGACTCGGTGGCCCTGCCTGCGATCAGTACCGGAGTCTACGGTTATCCGCTCCCGGAGGCGGCCGGGGTCACGCTGCGGACCATTCACGCCTTCCTGGCCGAGCATCCTGGCCTCACCGTGCGGCTGGTGCTGCATGGGGAGGGGGCGGTGCAGGCCTTCTGGGAGGCGGAGGCGGAGTTCGGTGAGGGAAGCCGCGCATAACTTGACCCTCAGCGCATACCACGCTATAGTTTTCAACATCACCGCCCCAAGTGGGCGGTTTTTTCGTGTCCCGGCCCGCCATCCGGCCTATGGCGCCCGCCCCCGCTGGCCTCTAGCCTGCCGCATGGCGCCCAGTTTCATCCGTCCGCCCCGCCTGCGCGCTGGTTCGCGGGTGGCGGCCCTCAGTCTGTCGAGCGGCTTTGTCACCGAGGTGATGGGCCGCTACCACGCCGGGGTGCGGCAGGTTGCTGCCGAGTTCGGCTGGAAGGTCGTGGCCGCCCCCAACGCGCTGCGCGGCCCCGAGTATCTGGACCGCAACCCGCAGGCGCGCGCCGACGACCTGCACTGGGCGCTGCAAAACCCCGACATCCACGGCCTGGTCAGCGTCATCGGCGGGGACGACTCGGTGCGGCTGCTGCCCTTCCTCGACCTGGACCTGATTCGTGCCCACCCCAAGGTCTTTCTGGGCTACAGCGACGCCACGGTCACCCTGACCCAGTTCCTGCGGGCGGGCGTCATGGCCTACCACGGCCCCGCGCTGCTGACCGACCTCGCGGAGAACGGCGGGATGCATCCCTTCGTGGCTGAGGGCGTGCGGCGGACGCTGGTGGACGAGCCACGTCCCTTCGACCTCGCACCCGCGCCGGAGTGGACGCAGGCCCGTATGGACTGGGCTGACGAGGGGGCACAGGCGGTGCGCCGTCCCTTCCAGCCCGGCGACGGCTGGGTCTGGCTTCAGGGCGAGGCGCCCGCCGAGGGACATCTGATGGGAGGCTGCTTGGAGGTGCTGGACATGCTGGGCGGCACTCCGGGCTGGCCCGCGTCCGACCTGTGGCACGGTGCCGTCCTCGCGTTGGAGACCTCAGAGGACGTGCCCCCGCCCCGTCAGGTGGGGTATTGGCTGCGGAACTATGCCGCGCAGGGCCTCCTCGCCGGGGCCGCCGGGCTGCTGCTGGCCCGCCCACGCGGCTACACCCCGGAAATGGTGGTGGAGCTGTCCGGCTGGGTGCGCCGGGTGCTGCGGGAGGCGGGGCGGGAGGACCTCCCGGTGGTGGCGAACGTGGATTTCGGGCACACCAGCCCGCAGCTCACCCTGCCGCTGGGGGGGCGGGCACGGCTGGACCCGGCGGCGGGGCGGGTCACGGTGTTCCCCTGAACGGCCGGTATCATGGCGCGGTGCGCCTGCTGGTCCTCTCCGACATTCACGCCAATGCCCCCGCGCTGGAGGCGGTGCTGGCGGATGCGGCGGGGCGGGGCTACGACCGCGCTGTGATGCTGGGCGACGCGCTGGGCTACGGGGCACACCCGGCCGAGGTGCTGGCCCGGCTGCGTGACCTGGGAGCCACGTGCATCCGGGGCAACCACGAGCAGATGGGCCTCGACCTCGTGGCGCGGGGCGGGGGGTGGCTGCCGGGGAGCGGGGGGGTGGTGGGCGCGGCGCTGGAGTGGCAATTCGCCCAGCTCGGCGCCGATGATCTCGCCTGGGTCGCCTCGTGGCCCGACGGGGTGGAGGACCGGGAGGTCGGGGCGCGGTTCCGCCACGGCACCCCGCTGAGCCTGGACACCTACACCGACTCGGTGACCGTCGCGCGGGACGCCTTCGCGGGGTGGGGCGGGCATCTGGCCTTCGTGGGCCACACCCACATCCCCGGCGTGTACGCGGCGCTCAATGCCCCGGTGGGCGAGTGGGTCAAGTTCCAAGGCCTGGGCGCGGGGGGCACCTTCCCCCTGCCGCCCGGTGTCCGCGCCATCTGCAATCCCGGCAGCGTGGGCCAGCCGCGCGACGGCGATCCCCGCGCCAGCTACGCCCTCTTCGACACCGGGCGGCAGACCTTCGAGGTGATCCGGGTGGCCTACCCGGTGGAAGCGGCGCAGACCGCCATTCTGGACGCCGGGTTGCCCCCGGTGCTCGCGGCGCGGCTGGCGCTGGGGCGGTGACGCCGATGGGAGGGAAGGGGAAGAGGGGGAAGGGGCCAGGACGCCGGGTCGGGGTGTGCTCGCCCCGCCCATGACCCTCCCCGCCGCCCTCCTTCACGGCCCGCTGCTCGAGCAGACCGGGGCCTTTTCCGGCAACGCGCTGCTGCTCACCGGCCCGGCGCGGGTGGGCAAGCGGGCGGCGGCGCTGGCGATTGCCGGGGCGCACAACTGCTCGGGCACGCGGGGGATGTACGGCGAGGGCTGCGGCGTCTGCCCCTCCTGCCGGGCACTGGCGGCGGGGGCGCATCCCGACGTGCTGGTCGTGGAACCGCGCACGACGACCAGCACGGGCAAGGCCGCGCGGCGCAAGATCATCCCGGTGGGCGCGGTGCTCTCGGCCCGCGACAAGGCGCACGAGTACGAGACGCATGTCTTCGAGTTTCTGGAGGTCCGCCCCACCTTCCGCCGCCGGGTGGTGGTTGTGGACGGGGCCGAGTACCTGGGGCCGGAGGCCGCCAACGCCCTGCTCAAGCTGGTGGAAGAACCGCCGCACGGGGCGCTGTTCGTCTTTCTGGCCGAGGACCGCCGCTCGGTCCTGCCCACCATCCAGAGCCGCAGCGCCCGCCTGGACGTGACCCCGGTGCCCGACCGGGCCATCGAACGCGGCCTGGCGGGGCTGGGAGAGGAAGCCGACCCAGCGCTCGTCGCTTTTGCGGCGGGGCGGGCCGGGGTGCTGGACGCGCGGGAGGCGGTGCGGGCGGCCCTCGCGGACGCCGCCGAGTTCACCGGGGCGCTGGGGGAGGGGCTGCTCACGGCCCTCGAAGCCGCCGAGCGACTGGAAAAGCGCTGGGACGCGACCTGGCACCCGGAGGCCCTGCGCTTTGCCTGGCGGGACCATGCCCCCCACGGGCGTGCCCGCGCGGATACGGCCCTGGAAGCCCTGCAATCGGCGCTGGAAGCCTACGCCAGCCCCAGCCTGAGTTTCCAGGTGTTCGCCCTGCGGCTGCGCGAGGCCTTTGGGCTGGAAGCCTAGCCGTAGACTCCTTGCCATGATTCAGCCGAGGCAACATGGCGCGGCCCGCGTCTGGTCCCTGCCCACGGGTCCCCTGCAGGAGAACGCGGTCCTGGTAGCCGGGGCGGGGAATGAGGGCTTCCTTTTCGATCCCGGCGACGACGCGGAGCGGATTCTGGCGCTGGTGTGCGGGTCGGGCGTGACTGTTCGGGGCATCCTGCTCACGCACGCGCACTTCGACCATATCGGGGCGGTGCAGCCCGTCCGGGAGGCGCTGGGGGTGCCCGTGTGGCTGCATCCCGCCGACCGGCCGCTCTACCGCCTGGGGGCGGCATCGGCGGCCCGCTGGAACCTGCCCTTTACCCAGCCCGCCGACCCCGAGCACGAGATCACGCAGGGGCAGACCTTCACGGCGGGCGACCTGACGCTGACGGCGCGGGAGCTGCCGGGGCACGCGCCGGGGCATGTGGTGTTTGTCGGGGACGGATTAGTCGTGGCCGGGGACACCCTCTTTCAGGGAAGCATCGGTCGCACCGACCTGCCGGGCGGGAACCACACGCAACTGCTGGACGGCCTCGCGCGGGAGCTGCTGAGCCTGCCGGACGACGTGGCGGTCTATCCCGGCCACGGCCCGGCGACCACGGTGGGGGCCGAGCGGCGCACCAATCTCTTTCTGCGGTGAGGAGCGGGCGTACCCTGAACCCATGAGCCTGCCTGTCTGTCTGGAGGCGGGGCCGTGACCTCCGGCACCGTCCCTGCCCCCCTGCTGGGTGCCGTCAGCGACCGCGACTACTCCACCAACGCGGCGAACGCCCTGATTCACCTGTACCGGGCCGAGGTCGGCAAGATGACCGCCTACCGCCAGCGCCTCGACATGACGACCAACTGGTCGGTGGTGACCACGGCGGGCCTGGCGTCTTTCGCGCTGGGGGACCCCAACAACAGCCACGCGACCTTCCTGTTCGCCATGGGCATGAACTATTTCTTCCTGCGGCTGGAAGCCCGGCGATTTCGCACCTTCGAGATCGCCCACCACCGGGTGCGGATCATGGAGCGCTTTTTCTACCCCGCGATGCTGGGCGACCGGGTGGATGCCGGGTGGCACCAGCTCCTGCTGGCCGAGCTGAGCAAGCCCCGCTCTCCCATGACCCGCGCCGACGCGGTCGGCTGGCGATTGAACCGCAACTACCTCTGGATCTACGCGGCGGTGCTGATCGCCTGGCTCGCCAAGCTCGACATGTCCATGCCCAAAGGCTGGATTCTGGAGTTTCCCGACGCCTTCACGCTGGCCGACATCGGCAACTTTCCGGGGTGGCTGGTGTTTCTGGGAGTCGCCCTCTTCTACGGCTTCCTGATCTCGCTGGCGGTGCGGGCTGCACGGACCTACCCGCTGGAAGAGGGCTGACGGCCCCGGCGCACCCGCCCTTCGCGCCAGAGCTGCACCCCGGCGAGCAGCCCCGCCTGCGCGGGCAGGCCCCAGAGGTACAGCCGGGGCCGCCGCAGGGCCAGGGCCACCCCCAGTGTCAGGAGTTGCGTGCTGAGGCCCAGGTTCACCGCCACCCGGTTGATCGTGGCGGGCGTATAGGCGAGGCGGTCGGCGGGGGTGGGGTCGCCTCCGACTGCCGAGTGCAACCGGGCCTCGAACAGCGCCCCGAGCACCCGTTCCTGCGGGGTGAAATACACGGCGTAAACCCCCCGCAGCAGGCCCAGCAGCTGGGGGTCATCCCCTGCCTGGGCGGGCGGGTCACGGAACACCTCGCCCCGCGCCTCCCGGTGGTCCCGCTCCCACAGGTAGTCGGTGCTCAGAATCAGGCTCAGCAGCAGGGTCAGCGGCAGCCCCCAGCGGCCCGCCAGCCCGGTCAGGACGGCGGCGTTGACCAGCACGTCCAGCTCCGAGTCGAGGTAGCGCCCCGTCTCGGTGGTCTGCCCGGTCGCCCGCGCGAGCTGCCCGTCGAGGTTGTCCAGCACGGTCTTAGCCTGAAGGAGCAGGGCCGGGGTGAGCCTGTGCCCGCGCCGCAGCAACCCTCCGGCCAGCAGCCCCACCGCCGTATGGGTCAGGACTACATGCAGCGGATTGACCCGCCGCTGCGCCAGGGGAGGCACCAGCCGCTCGGCGAGGGGCCGGAAGACTGCCTCGGCGGCCCACTCACGGGCGGGGCGGGCCTTGCCATGGGTCATGGGGAAGCTTACCGCCGCCCGCCCCCACCGCGCGGGGGGCTTTTCTTGACGCCCGCATAGCGGTGGCGCTCGCGGCGGCGCTGGGTGCGGGCCGCCGACTGCTGCCGGGTGCCTGCCGGGGTCCGTCCGGCGAGGCGGCGCGGCACGAAGGTGTCCACCGTCAGGAAGCGGAAGAGCGGGATATACAGCAGCAACACGAAGATCACTGTGCCCCAGACGGTGTCGAGGTACTTCCCCAGCCCCGCCAGCCGCAGCAACCCCGAGAGTAGGGTCGCCACCACCGTGAACAGGAGCACCCGGATCAGCAGCCGCCCCAGCTTGCGCCCGGTGAAGCCCGGCTCGGGGTCCGGGGTCATCAGCCAGCGCCAGAACTTCAAGCGTCGTCCTCGCCCGCAGCGGCGGGCCGGGCGGCCGCGCCCACCGTGATGCGGTCGCGGAAGGCGGCCAGCTCGGGCCATTCACGCTGCCCGGCGTCCACGTCCACCACCAGGGTGGGCTTGTGCGTCTGCCCCGCCAGCCGCTCCAGCGCCGCTCGCGCCGCGCCGTCCCGAGCGGGGGCCGCGAGGATGACCCCGCGCACCGCGCTCTTGCCGTCCAGCAGCTTCAGGGACCCGTACAGTTCCTTGTCGCCCGCCGGGGCCGTGGCCGCCCGCTCCATCCGCTCGCCTCTGGCGGCCACCTGCGAGGGGGGCAACTCGGGCGAGGTGACCGGGTGCAGGCCCAGGTCCTCCAGCGCCGCCCGCAGGCCCGCCCCCAGGTCGGGGTCCCCCAGCAGCGCCCGCGGCCCGACCACGGCGACCGTGACCCGCGAGGCGCGGCTGAGAGGAGGCATGTCCTCGCGCGGGGGGGCCGCCAGGGGCTTGACCCGTTCCATCGCCAGCCGCACCCGGCCGGGGTTGCGGGTGAGCCGCTGCCCGAGGTCGGTCGCGGCGGCGACCATTTCCGGCCCGCCGTCGGGGAGCGCCTGCATGGGCGGGAGCCCGCTGAGGCGCCGCGAGAGCAGGTCCGGCAGCGCCTCGCCCCAGGCGTCCCCCCGCAGCGGCGGTGTCTGCGGCAGCAGCACGAGGTCCACCCGCCCCAGCGCGAGCACCCGTCCCAGCACGAGCTGCACCTGCACCGGGGCGTCGGGCAGGCTTTCGCGGCCCAGCGCGAACGCCTCGGCAGTGGGGAGGTCCGGCGTGACCACCTCGACGCCGAGTTCTTTCAGGAACGCGGTCCAGTACCGCCCATATCGCGCCCCCAGCGTATCCAGCAGACCGACCTTCATCGCCCGGCAGTGTACAGGGGCCGGAGACGGGGAGGACGGGCACCGCGCCAAACTGCGGCTCCGCGCTCGCTGCGCCGGGTGTCAGGTCAGGCCATGCGACGAAACCGGGTGGGCATGGGCGTGGTTCTTGGCCTTCTGTCAGTGGCCCAGGCGCAGTCCGCCACCGACGTGGCGAGGGTGTCGGCCACGGTGACGCGGCTCAGCCCGGAGATCGGGCGGCAGGTGGGCGAGCTGTATTTCAGCATCCACGGCGCGGTCGTCCGGGGGGAGGTGGCCGGGGTCCGGGCCGGGTGCGCGGCCCGCCAGAACGCCTTCAAGGTCTTCGGGCCGCTCTACGCCCCCGAGGTGACCGGTTTTCAGACCCAGCGGAACTTCGACACGAATCCGCGCCTGACCCGGCAGATCAGCAGCCTGCTTCACCTCTCGATGGATTGAGGCGTGGTCTTGAAGACGGTGTGTGGCGCGGTCCCGCCGTCGGGCGCCGAACTGCTCACGGCCTCCGCCATCATCTCGAACGCCTCCGGGCTCAACCGGCAGATGGCCGCCGAACTGGCCGCCCCGGCGCGGTAACGCGGACTGGCCTCCCGCTATCCTGCCGTTCATGACGCTGACCCTGCCTGACGCCCTGCGCCGCGTGCTGCCCGCTGCCCGCTGGGAAAGCGTGACCGACGGCCACAGCGGCGCGGGCGTGTGGCGCAGCCAGAAGTACGTGGTCAAGGTGCAGGAGCGCGGCGGCCTGCCCGGCTCCAGCCTGCTTCAGGAACGGGAGCGCCTGCGCTGGCTGGCGGGGCGGGTCCCGGTCCCCGCCGTGGTGGGCTACGAGGCCACGCCCACCCACGACTACCTCGCCATGACCCGCTTGCCGGGCATCCCCATGAGCCACCCCGACGCCCTGCTGCACCCCGAGCGGGTGGTGGACCTGCTCGCCCGTGCCCTGCGCGAGCTGCACGCCCTGCCCGTGCGCGACTGCCCCTTTACCATGACCCTGCCCGTCACCCTGCGTCTTGCCCGCGAACGGGTGGAGGCGGGGCTGGTGGACGAGTCGGACTTCGACGAGGAGCGCCAGGGCTGGACGGCCGCCCGCGTCTGGAACGAGCTGGTCCGCACCCGGCCGGAGAAGGAAGACGTGGTTGTCACCCACGGCGACCCCTGCCTGCCCAACCTGATCCTGAACGGCGAGTATGTGGAGGGCTTCATCGACGTGGGCCGCGCCGGGCTGGCCGACCGCCACGCCGACCTCGCGCTGGCGCACCACAGCCTGACGCACCACCTGGGCTGGGACCACGCCGAGCGCTTTTTGGATCTGTACGGCCGGACACTGGTGGACGAACGCAAGCTGGCCTACTACCGCCTGCTGGACGAACTGTTCTAAACCCCCCCGGAGGAAAAATTCCCCTCCCCGCCGTGCTCTACTGCCCCGCGTGCGTGCCCTCTCCGAGTTCGTGACCCGTCGTCCCTGGCTGGTGCTGGCGCTGTGGGGGCTGCTCGCGCTGCTGAGTGCCTACCCGGCCTCGCTGGCTCCCCGGAACCTCAGCGCCGACCCCGGCGGCCTGGCCGACGCCGAGAGCACCCGCGTCACCGCCCTGCTGCGGGAGCGCTTCGGGGAGGAGGACACGAACACCGCCCTCCTCGTCACCCGCCACGACCCGCCGCTGACCACCCCGGCGGGCCAGGCCGCCTACGACCGCCTGTTGAGCGGGCTGGAGGACGTGCCCGGCGTGACCCGCGTTCTCGCCGCCGGGGCGCAGGGGGCCGTGCCCACCGTGAGCGGGGACGGCCGCCTGTCGCTGACCGTAGCGCAGATTCCGCTGGAGGAGGGCGCGACCGAGACCCTCGCCCGCGTGCGGGCTTACGCCGATCGGGTGGGGGAAGACGGGTTGGCCGTGCGGGTGACGGGCGGGCAGGCCATCGCGGACGACTTCACCGAGTTCGCCGAGTCTGACACCAAGCGCAGCGAGTTCACGGCCCTGCCGCTGACGGCGCTGGTGCTGTTGGGCGTCTTCGGGGCGCTGGTGGCGACTGGACTCCCGCTGATGGTGGGCGTCCTGAGCATCACCGTGGCGATGGCGGGCGTGTACGGCCTGACCCGCGTCACCGAGGTCAGCACCTTCGCCCAGAGTGTCATCACCCTGCTGGGGCTGGGGGCTGGAATCGACTACGCCCTGCTGATGGTCAGCCGCTTCCGCGAGGAGTTGGTGAGGGACGGCGACTCCCGCGCAGCGGCGGCCCGCACGGTGCTCACCGCCGGGCGCAGCGTGCTGTTCAGCGGCCTGACCGTCGCCATTGCCATGGCCGCGCTGGTGATTCCGCCCATCGCCTTCGTGCGCTCGATGGGGCTGGGCGGGGTCCTCGCCGTCCTGCTGACCGTCCTCGCCAGCGTGACCGCCCTGCCCGCGCTGCTGGCCCTGCTGGGCGAGCGGGTCAACAGCCCGCGCCTCCTGCGCTTCCCCTGGGCACAGAACGCGGGTGCGTCGGCGGCGTGGACAGCCCTGGCCCGCCGGGTCACGGCCCGGCCCGGCCTCGCCGTGCTGCTCAGCACGCTCTTTCTGCTGCTGCTGGCCCTCCCCGCCCTGAACATGAAAACCGGCTACGCGGGCGCCTGGGGCCTGACCCCCGGCGTGGAAAGCCGCGACGCCCTGGCCGACGTGCGCGACCTCGGCGCGGGCGGCCTCCTCAGCCAGTTCGAGGTCATTCTGGACTTGGAGGGTGAACGTTACGCCCCCGACGACCGAGCCCGCTTTCAGGCGGTCGTGGAGGACCTGCGGGCCTTGCCTGGCGTGCAGACCGTCATCAGTCCCTTCCTGACGCCCGAGGACCTGGCCGGGGAGGCGGGTGGCGGCGGAACGGACGCGCTCGCCGCCCTCAGCCTGCTGACCTCCCGCTCCTTCAGCGAGGACCGCGCGCTGTTGCGGGTGACGGTCGTGCCGGACGCCTACCTGCGGGCCGACCAGATTGACCCTTTCGAGCGGCGGTTGCGAGGTGTGCTGGAGAATTCCGGCTTCCGTTACCTATTGGGAGGCGCCCCGGTGGGCGAGCGCGAGTTCAGCCGGGCGCTCACCGACGCGCTGCCCGCCGCCGTCCTGACCGTCTTCGCGGCGACCTTCGTGCTGCTGATGGTGGCCTTTCGCAGCCTGCTGGTGCCCCTCAAGAGCCTGCTGATGAACACGCTGACGGTGGGCGCGGCCTACGGGGTGGTCACGCTGGTGGTGCAGGGGGGCTTTCTCGCCGGGCCGCTGGGCATCCCCGACGACGTGGGCGTGCTGGATTCCAGCCTCCCCCTGATCCTCTTCGCGGTGCTGTTCGGCCTCAGCATGGACTACGAGATTTTCCTGCTCTCCCGCGTGCAGGAGGAAGTGCTGCGCGGCCACCCCAACGACGAGGCGGTCGTGCTCGCGGTGGGCCGGACCGCCCGCATCATCACCTCGGCGGCGCTGATCATGTTCATCGTCTTCGCGGCCTTTATTGCCGGACGCGTCGTGGCGAACAAGAGCATCGGGCTGGGATTGGCGGTCGCGGTGGCGCTCGACGCGACGCTGGTGCGCCTCGTGCTCGTGCCCGCTTTCCTGAAGCTCGCCGGGCGCTGGAACTGGTGGCTGCCGGGCTGGCTCGGCCGCCTGCTGCCCCGGCTGCGGCTGGAGCACTGAGCCTAGCCGCCCCGCTGAACGACCGTTCCCCCCGTCTCGATGGGCAAATCCAGCACCCGCCCGGTCAGCCCGTGCTCCTCCAGGACTCCATGCAAAAAGGCGTGGAGCCGCCCCGTCTCTTCCCGCGCGTCGCGGAAGCACAGCACCGTTGGCCCCGCCCCGCTGAGGGCCGCGCCCAGTGCTCCGTGCCCGGTCGCGCCCTCCAAGATGTCGCTCAGGCCCGGCACCAACGGCGCCCGCCAACTCTGGTGCAGGCGGTCCTGCATGGCGTGGGGGAGCAGGTCCATCCGCCCCTGCGCGAGCGCGGCGGCCAGCAGCGCGGCGTGCGAGAGGGCGTGTACCGCGTCCGCCCGGCTGTACTCGCCCGGCAGCACCGCCCGCGCCTTGGTCGTGGACAGCTCGAAGTCGGGAATCAGCACGGTGACCCCCAGGTGCGGGGGTGGGTCCAGCCGGACGTGGTGGGTGCCGAGCTTGTCCAGCGTGGCGACCACGATGCCCCCCACCAGCGCGGGGGCCACGTTGTCCGGGTGGCCCTCCTCGCGGGCGGCGAGGTCGAGCATCTCCGCCCCGCTCAGGGGCCGCCCCAGCAGCTCGTTTCCGGCGACGATCCCGGCGACGAGCGCGGCGGCGCTGCTCCCCAGGCCCCGCGCCAGGGGCACTTCCGTCTGGATTTCGATTCGGGCGGGGGGCAACCCGCACCCAGCTCGCCCCGCCGCCAGGAGCATCGCCTGGTAGACGTAATTGCGCTCATCGGCGGGTGTCCCGGCCAGCTCCGGTCCCAGCGGCACCACCTCGGTCACGGCCTGCGGGGTCACGGTCAGCGTCGTGAAGAGGGGCAGGCTCAGCCCCAGGCTGTCGAACCCCGGCCCCAGATTGGCGCTGCTCGCCGGAGCGCGGACGGTGAACGCAGGCGACGCGACCTCCCTCAAAGAATCCGCTCCAGCACGTGCTCCAGGCTGGCCTGAACCGCCTGGGGAGCCTCCACCGCCCGCAGCGCGGCGTCGGGGTCCTTCAGCCCGTTGCCCGTCAGCACCGCCACGACGGTCTGCCCCGGCGTCAGCAGTCCTGCCGCGTGCCGTTTGAGCAGCCCCGCAACTGGGGTCGCGCTCGCGGGTTCGCAGAACACGCCCTCCCGCGCCACGAGGTTGTAGGCGTGCATGATCTCGTCGTCACTCACCATGTCGAGCAGACCGCCCGACTCGCGCACCGCCGCCCGCGCGAGATCCGCGCTCGCCGGGTTGCCGATGCGGATGGCCGTCGCCAGCGTCTGCGGCTCGTCCACGATGGCGTTGCGGACCAGCGGCGCGGCCCCCTCCGCCTGAAAGCCCCACATCTGCGGCAGCGCTGCGCTCTGTCCCGCCGCGTGGTACTCCCGGAACCCCATCCAATACGCGCTGATGTTGCCCGCATTGCCCACCGGAATGGCGAGCACGTCGGGCGACTGCCCCAGCACGTCCACGATCTCGAAGGCCGCCGTCTTCTGCCCCTGAAGGCGGTAGGGGTTGACCGAGTTCACGAGCGCGATGGGATGCTCGGCGCTGATCTGCCGCACCAGCCGTAAGGCCGCGTCGAAATTGCCATTCACGGCCACGACCTCGGCCCCGTAGGCGACCGCCTGCGCGAGCT
This Deinococcus sp. HSC-46F16 DNA region includes the following protein-coding sequences:
- a CDS encoding CDP-alcohol phosphatidyltransferase family protein — translated: MTHGKARPAREWAAEAVFRPLAERLVPPLAQRRVNPLHVVLTHTAVGLLAGGLLRRGHRLTPALLLQAKTVLDNLDGQLARATGQTTETGRYLDSELDVLVNAAVLTGLAGRWGLPLTLLLSLILSTDYLWERDHREARGEVFRDPPAQAGDDPQLLGLLRGVYAVYFTPQERVLGALFEARLHSAVGGDPTPADRLAYTPATINRVAVNLGLSTQLLTLGVALALRRPRLYLWGLPAQAGLLAGVQLWREGRVRRGRQPSSSG
- the gmk gene encoding guanylate kinase; this translates as MMVTAPDAAPGPDPAPQPRPPRGLLLVITGASGVGKGTLRERWLAGQDVFYSTSWTTREARPGERDGVDYVFVTPEVFLDKARQRGFLEHAQFVGNHYGTPIEPIEAALARGQDVVLEIEVEGAMQVKDRLGDEAILIFIMPPSLTELRRRLTGRATETPERIEKRLARAREEIMHAHDFRYVVVNDDLGRAVEELRAVQRAERARGRPETEWTDEDRAAQRLAHTVRSGALSTEDLRRVVES
- a CDS encoding APH(3') family aminoglycoside O-phosphotransferase, whose translation is MTLTLPDALRRVLPAARWESVTDGHSGAGVWRSQKYVVKVQERGGLPGSSLLQERERLRWLAGRVPVPAVVGYEATPTHDYLAMTRLPGIPMSHPDALLHPERVVDLLARALRELHALPVRDCPFTMTLPVTLRLARERVEAGLVDESDFDEERQGWTAARVWNELVRTRPEKEDVVVTHGDPCLPNLILNGEYVEGFIDVGRAGLADRHADLALAHHSLTHHLGWDHAERFLDLYGRTLVDERKLAYYRLLDELF
- a CDS encoding MBL fold metallo-hydrolase is translated as MIQPRQHGAARVWSLPTGPLQENAVLVAGAGNEGFLFDPGDDAERILALVCGSGVTVRGILLTHAHFDHIGAVQPVREALGVPVWLHPADRPLYRLGAASAARWNLPFTQPADPEHEITQGQTFTAGDLTLTARELPGHAPGHVVFVGDGLVVAGDTLFQGSIGRTDLPGGNHTQLLDGLARELLSLPDDVAVYPGHGPATTVGAERRTNLFLR
- a CDS encoding metallophosphoesterase family protein → MRLLVLSDIHANAPALEAVLADAAGRGYDRAVMLGDALGYGAHPAEVLARLRDLGATCIRGNHEQMGLDLVARGGGWLPGSGGVVGAALEWQFAQLGADDLAWVASWPDGVEDREVGARFRHGTPLSLDTYTDSVTVARDAFAGWGGHLAFVGHTHIPGVYAALNAPVGEWVKFQGLGAGGTFPLPPGVRAICNPGSVGQPRDGDPRASYALFDTGRQTFEVIRVAYPVEAAQTAILDAGLPPVLAARLALGR
- a CDS encoding DNA polymerase III subunit delta' gives rise to the protein MTLPAALLHGPLLEQTGAFSGNALLLTGPARVGKRAAALAIAGAHNCSGTRGMYGEGCGVCPSCRALAAGAHPDVLVVEPRTTTSTGKAARRKIIPVGAVLSARDKAHEYETHVFEFLEVRPTFRRRVVVVDGAEYLGPEAANALLKLVEEPPHGALFVFLAEDRRSVLPTIQSRSARLDVTPVPDRAIERGLAGLGEEADPALVAFAAGRAGVLDAREAVRAALADAAEFTGALGEGLLTALEAAERLEKRWDATWHPEALRFAWRDHAPHGRARADTALEALQSALEAYASPSLSFQVFALRLREAFGLEA
- a CDS encoding macro domain-containing protein, whose translation is MPLHLLQGDIARERTCAVVTAANKELAGGGGVDGVIHRAAGPELLRAIRRIGGTPTGTAVITPAFDLERQGVRFVIHAVGPIWRGGGQGEADLLAGAYRESLRLAVEHGCDSVALPAISTGVYGYPLPEAAGVTLRTIHAFLAEHPGLTVRLVLHGEGAVQAFWEAEAEFGEGSRA
- a CDS encoding S66 peptidase family protein — encoded protein: MAPSFIRPPRLRAGSRVAALSLSSGFVTEVMGRYHAGVRQVAAEFGWKVVAAPNALRGPEYLDRNPQARADDLHWALQNPDIHGLVSVIGGDDSVRLLPFLDLDLIRAHPKVFLGYSDATVTLTQFLRAGVMAYHGPALLTDLAENGGMHPFVAEGVRRTLVDEPRPFDLAPAPEWTQARMDWADEGAQAVRRPFQPGDGWVWLQGEAPAEGHLMGGCLEVLDMLGGTPGWPASDLWHGAVLALETSEDVPPPRQVGYWLRNYAAQGLLAGAAGLLLARPRGYTPEMVVELSGWVRRVLREAGREDLPVVANVDFGHTSPQLTLPLGGRARLDPAAGRVTVFP
- a CDS encoding DUF2270 domain-containing protein, with the protein product MTSGTVPAPLLGAVSDRDYSTNAANALIHLYRAEVGKMTAYRQRLDMTTNWSVVTTAGLASFALGDPNNSHATFLFAMGMNYFFLRLEARRFRTFEIAHHRVRIMERFFYPAMLGDRVDAGWHQLLLAELSKPRSPMTRADAVGWRLNRNYLWIYAAVLIAWLAKLDMSMPKGWILEFPDAFTLADIGNFPGWLVFLGVALFYGFLISLAVRAARTYPLEEG